A window from Burkholderiales bacterium encodes these proteins:
- a CDS encoding multidrug ABC transporter ATP-binding protein gives MNHSATATVTLAAQGLARRFGERLAVARVDLELRRGEVLGFLGPNGAGKTTTMRMLTGTLAPSAGRVEVCGIDLLERPLEAKARIGYLPETPPLYRELTVDEYLRLAARLHRVPRGGLRTAVARAKERCGLAEVGDRLIGALSKGYQQRVGIAQAIVHTPDVLILDEPTVGLDPNQIREIRHLIRELGGDYSVILSTHILSEVESVCDRVQILHQGRVVFDDTLAAARSSGGAGSLVVGLRRPPAEEAIEAIPGVARAERLPSGEFRVHCAPQEDPTDALVRESVHRGWGLYHLAPWPATLEEVFTQLTAGDEAAPPVDGEERQTDEEAAA, from the coding sequence ATGAATCATTCCGCGACGGCTACCGTCACGCTCGCCGCCCAAGGCCTCGCGCGCCGCTTCGGCGAGCGCCTGGCGGTGGCCCGGGTGGACCTGGAGCTGAGAAGGGGCGAAGTGCTGGGCTTCCTCGGTCCCAACGGCGCCGGCAAGACCACCACCATGCGCATGCTCACCGGCACGCTCGCGCCCAGCGCTGGGCGCGTCGAAGTGTGCGGCATCGACCTGCTGGAGCGTCCCCTAGAGGCGAAAGCCCGCATCGGTTACCTGCCGGAGACGCCGCCCCTCTACCGGGAGCTGACCGTGGACGAATACCTGCGGCTGGCGGCGCGCCTGCACCGGGTGCCGCGGGGCGGGCTGCGGACCGCGGTCGCTCGGGCGAAGGAGCGCTGCGGGCTCGCTGAGGTGGGCGACCGCCTGATCGGCGCCCTGTCCAAGGGCTACCAGCAGCGGGTAGGCATCGCCCAGGCGATCGTGCACACCCCCGACGTGCTGATCCTGGACGAGCCGACGGTGGGGCTGGATCCGAACCAGATCCGGGAGATCCGCCACCTCATCCGCGAGCTGGGCGGAGACTACAGCGTGATCCTCTCCACCCACATCCTGTCGGAGGTGGAAAGCGTGTGCGACCGGGTGCAGATCCTGCATCAGGGACGGGTGGTGTTCGACGACACCCTGGCGGCCGCCCGTTCCAGCGGCGGGGCCGGTAGCCTCGTCGTGGGCTTGAGGCGGCCGCCGGCGGAGGAGGCGATCGAGGCCATCCCCGGCGTCGCCCGCGCCGAACGCCTGCCCTCGGGGGAGTTTCGCGTGCACTGCGCGCCGCAAGAGGATCCCACCGACGCGCTGGTGCGGGAGTCGGTGCACCGGGGCTGGGGCCTTTATCACCTGGCGCCGTGGCCCGCCACCTTGGAGGAAGTGTTCACCCAGCTCACGGCGGGCGACGAAGCCGCCCCGCCAGTGGATGGCGAAGAAAGGCAGACCGACGAGGAGGCAGCCGCGTGA